A window of Terriglobus sp. RCC_193 contains these coding sequences:
- the atpC gene encoding ATP synthase F1 subunit epsilon, translated as MADATTHSGQLAVRIVTPDRVLIDTTADAIELPALSGYIEALYGAAPLLAELGAGEVKLHGGNSGNAKFFVAWGFVEVLPERVTVLAETALKPEEIDAAQAQQQLADAEKDWNEAGDDAAKFDYARAEIRVAEEKIAAAKDR; from the coding sequence ATGGCAGACGCAACTACACATTCCGGCCAGCTCGCAGTCCGCATCGTTACGCCGGACCGCGTTCTGATTGACACCACGGCAGACGCGATTGAGCTTCCGGCTCTGTCGGGCTACATTGAAGCGCTGTACGGCGCTGCACCGCTGCTTGCCGAACTTGGCGCGGGCGAAGTGAAGCTGCATGGCGGCAACTCCGGCAACGCGAAGTTTTTCGTTGCGTGGGGTTTTGTCGAAGTGCTTCCGGAGCGCGTCACCGTTCTCGCAGAGACGGCGCTGAAGCCGGAAGAGATCGATGCCGCCCAGGCACAGCAGCAGCTTGCCGATGCAGAGAAGGATTGGAACGAAGCAGGCGACGATGCCGCGAAGTTCGATTACGCCCGCGCAGAAATTCGCGTGGCAGAAGAGAAGATCGCAGCAGCGAAGGATCGCTAG
- a CDS encoding aspartyl protease family protein: MKSICVAACLISACLSAVAQQPTAASPTPSKNVSCKADKEPLSPAQIEFEQNEYKSAADHFVTELAAHPEKNSLRAWQIRNLLAQGNVIEAATKSNAWVAEKPDSGLALTTKAEVLMRQGQLPESYATASQAQKLDPCNGRAYYVLSEYEQMIALYATEKKHVDLAHTLNPNDDEIMASWIFLKPKAQALEEYRKFVESSPAFTDKQRTAAKTRLTKYGDKPHEPECKLTSATKEATIPFSAIRFSPNSPPAYGLEMSFNGKKRRLELDTGASGLTLTAGAAERLGLRVEDTAFLSGIGDEGSHKSKVTHVASLKIGDLEFSNCAVYILPPRDMENASYGFPVAMEEIDGLIGGDVFQKFLLTLDYPAGELKVSQLPARQGEQSADMSLNTSGGVGSHSGDGVDEPLRDRYKSPEMADWTQFYRIYHYLLIPTQLNDGPIKLMMTDTGAQESIIDPDAARTVTKVSTTGRVSLVGISGQTQKNYLTDKIVLHFGKLYLPLNGMISIPTENLSEGAGVDISGFLGFPALRQMTLQIDYRDGLIHFAYDPKRPVNSKFQSDAFSQQ, from the coding sequence ATGAAGTCCATTTGCGTGGCCGCATGCCTGATATCGGCATGTCTTTCTGCCGTGGCCCAGCAGCCAACAGCCGCATCCCCAACGCCTTCCAAAAACGTTTCCTGTAAAGCAGACAAGGAACCTCTCAGCCCTGCGCAGATTGAGTTTGAGCAGAACGAATACAAGTCCGCGGCCGATCATTTTGTAACGGAACTCGCCGCGCATCCAGAGAAAAACTCTCTACGAGCCTGGCAAATTCGCAATCTGCTGGCACAAGGGAATGTCATAGAAGCCGCCACAAAATCCAATGCGTGGGTAGCGGAGAAGCCGGATTCAGGGCTGGCGCTAACCACCAAAGCGGAAGTGTTGATGCGGCAGGGCCAACTCCCCGAGTCCTATGCAACAGCTTCGCAGGCGCAGAAACTCGATCCCTGCAACGGGCGCGCTTATTACGTACTAAGCGAATACGAACAGATGATTGCGCTGTATGCCACGGAAAAGAAGCATGTCGATCTGGCCCACACATTGAATCCAAACGATGACGAAATCATGGCATCGTGGATCTTTCTAAAGCCGAAGGCTCAGGCCCTTGAGGAATATCGCAAGTTTGTAGAATCCAGCCCGGCCTTCACTGACAAACAGCGCACGGCAGCGAAAACTCGGCTCACCAAATACGGAGATAAACCTCACGAACCGGAATGCAAGCTGACATCCGCAACCAAAGAGGCCACGATTCCCTTTTCGGCTATCCGTTTCTCGCCCAATTCACCTCCGGCATACGGCCTTGAGATGAGCTTCAACGGGAAGAAGCGCCGTCTTGAATTGGATACAGGTGCCTCCGGTCTCACACTGACAGCAGGCGCAGCGGAGCGCCTCGGTCTGCGCGTGGAAGATACCGCCTTTCTCAGCGGCATTGGCGATGAAGGATCGCACAAAAGCAAGGTCACGCATGTGGCTTCACTGAAAATCGGCGACCTGGAATTCTCTAACTGCGCCGTTTACATCCTTCCACCACGCGATATGGAGAACGCTTCGTATGGCTTCCCGGTGGCCATGGAAGAGATTGATGGACTCATTGGCGGCGACGTCTTCCAGAAGTTTCTGCTTACACTCGACTACCCCGCGGGGGAGCTGAAAGTCTCGCAGTTGCCTGCGCGGCAGGGAGAGCAGTCTGCAGATATGTCATTGAATACCAGCGGCGGTGTCGGCTCACACTCAGGAGACGGCGTGGACGAACCACTGCGCGACCGCTACAAGAGCCCGGAAATGGCGGACTGGACGCAGTTTTATCGCATCTATCACTATCTTCTGATTCCCACGCAGTTAAACGATGGCCCCATCAAACTAATGATGACAGACACAGGTGCGCAGGAAAGCATCATTGACCCGGACGCAGCCAGAACAGTCACGAAGGTCTCCACAACAGGCCGTGTCTCCCTGGTGGGTATCTCAGGACAAACGCAAAAGAACTATCTGACGGACAAGATCGTTTTGCATTTCGGCAAGCTCTACCTGCCGCTGAACGGCATGATCTCTATCCCGACAGAGAATCTGTCAGAGGGAGCCGGTGTGGATATTTCAGGCTTCCTGGGTTTCCCCGCACTTCGGCAGATGACTCTGCAGATCGATTATCGTGATGGCCTGATCCATTTCGCCTACGATCCCAAACGCCCGGTGAATTCGAAATTCCAGAGTGATGCGTTCAGTCAGCAGTAA
- a CDS encoding carboxypeptidase regulatory-like domain-containing protein, giving the protein MRSHPFFRNPVLYASLVPLFSIAALAQGGSAVLSGTVTDASGASVPNAHVTATNVDTNLVLNADSNSSGLYRFPTIPPGRYVISTNVKGFQKFQQTGVVLTVSQQATIDIGLRVGSESETVNVTAGAPLMNTTNAEVSNTVGEHAIRELPLNGRDPSSLVLLSPGVVNVLNTGAGTLQGETTFPNESGASAGGGRQGSTLYLLDGVPNMDTYMALSAPTPNADATSEFRVISNNFDAHYGFSPGAVVSIDTKSGTNALHGGAFEFLRNNALNSADYFSKQVDSLKRNQFGGFLGGPVIKDRLFVFGNYQGTRQSTTSTANSTNTPTAAMLNGDFSAYPKTLTGGFVNNRIDPSLFNPAAVQITKTALPLGQDPASGLVYYTVPKTIERYDEGTGRIDYTPNDKHRLTLRSFIQYYNRSEAATPGNILALNTGKQGKFFNEVLNHTWTVSPSFINALSLFWNQEHVFNVGQPLDNTGSPFCLSRYINVNEPEGTCYSEGLNASGGFSLQYSEYTGEMRRSWGFSDFITKIVGNHTITAGVDLWHQRARELTYYPAAPIISFNGYSTGFGLADFLLGRVSTYTQGAGEIADVSGNLLGVYAQDQFKLRSNITVTAGLRWDPNLAPQSKDGRGAVWNPGQQSTVFPNAPTGLVFPGDNGVSAGLAPNTYGYFEPRLAVAWQVHPKTTFRAGFGLFTAPLPYSSYNHVADVTPFSPTYTLNETAASPIDFSNPWASYPGTGGVSPFPPFVYSGGTPPSNSTFPSPTSVPAAFTPKFKLGMTQSWNASVEQQLGNDVVIHLAYVGSQSYHQSLILDANPGQTAEAVRSIRAMSDFGQILTIQSIGTASYHSLQAQIEKRFSHNFQAQSSFTWSRNLDIASSGNASFTSSIANPYDVRYNRGISDLNVPLVSVTNLVYTTPALRGWNGFARGVLGEWEISAIYTMQSGRPFGISGGSGNNSGSNVGADRADYVPGVPVQTHQGSKEQWLNQYFTTAAFTTNAPGTFGNTGRNILKGPGVNYSDAAIMKNWTARDRYHLQFRWELFNAFNHTNFANPNNNPTSGTYGQITATSTGIRPRVMQAGLKLTF; this is encoded by the coding sequence TCCATCGCAGCACTTGCTCAAGGCGGCAGTGCTGTTCTAAGCGGTACAGTCACCGATGCAAGTGGTGCATCCGTACCAAACGCGCACGTGACCGCCACCAACGTAGATACGAACCTGGTGCTGAATGCCGATTCCAATAGCTCCGGCCTCTATCGCTTTCCCACGATCCCTCCCGGACGTTATGTCATCTCCACGAACGTAAAAGGCTTTCAGAAATTCCAGCAGACAGGCGTTGTACTGACCGTCAGCCAACAGGCCACGATCGACATTGGCCTGCGCGTGGGCAGCGAGTCTGAGACGGTGAACGTGACCGCCGGCGCACCGCTGATGAATACCACCAATGCCGAAGTCAGCAACACCGTGGGCGAACACGCTATCCGCGAACTGCCCTTGAATGGCCGCGATCCTTCGAGCCTTGTACTGCTGTCGCCTGGTGTGGTGAACGTGTTGAACACAGGCGCAGGCACGCTGCAGGGTGAAACCACGTTCCCCAATGAAAGCGGCGCGTCCGCAGGTGGCGGACGTCAGGGCAGCACACTGTATCTTCTGGACGGTGTTCCGAACATGGACACCTACATGGCGCTTTCTGCACCTACGCCGAATGCCGATGCCACCAGCGAATTTCGCGTCATCTCCAACAACTTCGACGCGCACTATGGTTTCTCGCCGGGCGCAGTCGTTTCTATCGACACCAAGAGCGGCACCAATGCTCTGCATGGCGGCGCGTTTGAGTTCCTGCGCAACAACGCGCTGAACTCCGCGGACTACTTCTCCAAACAGGTCGACTCGCTGAAGCGTAATCAGTTCGGCGGCTTCCTCGGTGGTCCCGTCATCAAGGACCGCCTCTTCGTCTTCGGCAACTACCAAGGCACTCGTCAATCCACCACATCCACCGCGAACAGCACGAACACGCCCACAGCCGCTATGTTGAATGGCGACTTCTCCGCCTATCCCAAAACGTTGACCGGCGGCTTCGTCAACAACCGCATCGATCCTTCGCTGTTCAATCCCGCCGCAGTGCAGATCACAAAGACGGCTCTGCCACTGGGCCAGGATCCTGCCAGCGGTCTGGTGTATTACACCGTTCCCAAGACGATTGAGCGATACGACGAAGGTACAGGCCGCATTGACTACACGCCGAACGACAAGCATCGCCTGACGCTGCGCAGCTTCATCCAGTACTACAACCGCAGCGAAGCCGCGACGCCGGGCAACATCCTGGCGCTGAACACCGGCAAGCAGGGCAAGTTCTTCAACGAAGTGTTGAACCACACCTGGACGGTCAGCCCCAGCTTCATCAATGCGCTGTCGTTGTTCTGGAACCAGGAGCACGTATTCAACGTGGGCCAACCGCTGGACAACACAGGCTCTCCTTTCTGCCTGTCGCGCTACATCAACGTGAATGAACCCGAAGGCACCTGCTACAGCGAAGGCTTGAATGCAAGCGGCGGCTTCAGCCTGCAGTATTCCGAATACACGGGCGAGATGCGTCGTTCGTGGGGCTTCTCGGACTTCATCACCAAGATCGTTGGCAACCACACCATCACCGCCGGCGTGGACCTGTGGCACCAGCGCGCACGCGAGCTGACGTACTATCCCGCAGCACCCATCATCAGCTTCAACGGCTATTCCACCGGCTTCGGCCTTGCGGACTTCCTGTTGGGCCGTGTCAGCACCTATACACAGGGTGCGGGTGAAATTGCCGACGTCAGCGGCAACCTGCTCGGTGTCTACGCTCAGGATCAGTTCAAGCTGCGCTCCAACATCACCGTTACCGCAGGCCTTCGCTGGGATCCGAATCTGGCTCCGCAATCGAAGGACGGCCGCGGCGCTGTGTGGAATCCGGGACAACAGAGCACTGTCTTCCCGAATGCTCCCACCGGACTTGTGTTTCCTGGCGACAACGGCGTAAGCGCTGGCCTGGCACCCAACACCTATGGCTACTTTGAACCACGCCTCGCCGTAGCATGGCAGGTCCATCCCAAGACCACTTTCCGCGCAGGCTTCGGTCTGTTCACTGCCCCGCTGCCATACTCGTCCTATAACCACGTTGCGGACGTAACACCGTTCAGCCCCACCTACACGCTGAATGAGACCGCAGCGTCACCGATCGATTTCTCCAACCCGTGGGCAAGCTACCCCGGCACAGGCGGCGTAAGTCCGTTTCCGCCGTTTGTGTATTCTGGCGGCACACCGCCCAGCAACTCCACCTTCCCTTCACCCACGTCGGTTCCCGCAGCCTTCACGCCGAAGTTCAAACTCGGCATGACACAAAGCTGGAACGCATCCGTGGAACAACAACTGGGCAACGACGTAGTGATCCATCTGGCTTACGTCGGCAGTCAGAGCTATCACCAGTCACTGATCCTGGATGCGAACCCCGGCCAGACCGCAGAAGCAGTGCGTAGCATCCGCGCCATGTCAGACTTCGGTCAGATCCTCACGATCCAGTCCATTGGCACAGCCAGCTACCACTCGCTGCAGGCACAGATTGAAAAGCGCTTCTCCCACAACTTCCAGGCGCAGTCCAGCTTCACCTGGTCCAGGAACCTCGACATTGCCTCCAGCGGCAATGCGTCGTTCACCAGCAGCATTGCGAATCCGTATGATGTCCGCTACAACCGCGGTATCTCTGACCTGAACGTGCCACTGGTTTCCGTCACGAACCTTGTCTACACCACGCCAGCGCTCCGCGGCTGGAACGGTTTCGCTCGCGGCGTGCTGGGTGAGTGGGAAATCAGCGCCATCTACACCATGCAGTCCGGCAGGCCATTCGGCATCTCGGGTGGAAGCGGCAACAACTCCGGCTCAAACGTAGGCGCCGATCGCGCGGACTATGTACCAGGCGTGCCGGTACAAACGCATCAGGGAAGCAAGGAGCAGTGGCTGAATCAGTACTTCACCACGGCCGCCTTCACCACCAACGCACCGGGCACCTTCGGCAACACCGGCAGAAACATCCTGAAGGGACCGGGCGTGAACTACAGCGATGCGGCCATCATGAAGAACTGGACCGCACGCGACCGTTACCATCTGCAATTCCGCTGGGAGCTGTTCAACGCCTTCAACCACACCAACTTCGCCAACCCCAACAACAATCCCACCAGCGGCACCTATGGCCAGATCACCGCAACCAGTACTGGTATCAGGCCACGTGTAATGCAGGCCGGATTGAAACTGACCTTCTAA